The following are encoded in a window of Lactobacillus acidophilus genomic DNA:
- a CDS encoding nicotinate-nucleotide adenylyltransferase, whose product MVNPKCIEKEAPVAKVESKLERENGKGRQIGIMGGTFNPVHIAHLVAAEQAMTKLRLDEVWFIPDNIPPHKNAPLTSAKDRATMLDLATRDNPKFRVKLLELFRGGISYTVDTMRYLKEKAPQNNYYLIMGSDQVNSFHTWKEAPTLAKMVTLVGIRRPGYPQDPQYPMIWVDAPDIRLSSTAIRRSVATGTSIRYLVPEAVRKYIEEKGLYLDETNF is encoded by the coding sequence ATGGTTAATCCAAAATGTATTGAGAAAGAAGCACCTGTTGCCAAAGTTGAATCTAAGTTAGAACGAGAAAATGGTAAGGGTAGACAAATTGGCATTATGGGTGGAACTTTTAATCCAGTTCATATTGCTCACTTAGTTGCTGCAGAGCAAGCAATGACTAAATTGCGTTTAGATGAAGTATGGTTTATTCCTGATAATATTCCACCACATAAGAATGCTCCACTTACTTCAGCTAAGGATCGAGCAACAATGCTTGATTTAGCTACTCGAGATAATCCTAAATTTAGAGTTAAGTTACTTGAATTATTCCGTGGCGGTATTTCATATACAGTTGATACAATGCGCTATTTAAAAGAAAAAGCACCACAAAATAATTATTACCTAATTATGGGTAGTGATCAGGTAAATAGTTTCCATACATGGAAGGAAGCACCAACTTTAGCAAAAATGGTGACTTTGGTGGGTATTCGTCGTCCAGGTTATCCGCAAGATCCACAATATCCAATGATTTGGGTTGATGCACCAGATATTCGTTTAAGTTCAACTGCTATTCGTCGTTCAGTTGCAACCGGCACTTCAATTCGTTACTTAGTACCAGAAGCTGTTAGAAAGTATATTGAAGAAAAGGGGCTTTACCTTGACGAAACTAATTTTTAA
- the yqeK gene encoding bis(5'-nucleosyl)-tetraphosphatase (symmetrical) YqeK → MTKLIFKKTYSPLSSDEIIAKEKANMDDKRFQHCVRVSETSRKLAKLNGYDEDKAALAGFVHDYAKQVPIEEYRKVIKEQDFDKDLLNWNRAIWHGIVGTYFIEHDLKIRDPEILTAVRRHTTGDTEMTTLDKIVFMADFIEPGRNFPGVDKAREITYANLDEGVGYQLAHTLAFLVEKRNKVYPRTLDAYNVWSTTNY, encoded by the coding sequence TTGACGAAACTAATTTTTAAAAAAACATATTCGCCATTATCTAGTGATGAAATTATTGCTAAAGAAAAGGCAAATATGGATGATAAGAGATTTCAACACTGCGTACGTGTTAGCGAAACTTCACGTAAATTGGCCAAATTAAATGGCTATGATGAAGATAAAGCGGCACTTGCTGGATTTGTACATGATTATGCAAAACAAGTTCCAATTGAAGAATATCGTAAAGTAATTAAAGAGCAAGATTTTGATAAAGACTTGCTTAATTGGAATCGTGCAATCTGGCATGGTATTGTTGGAACTTATTTTATTGAACATGATTTAAAGATTAGGGACCCCGAAATTTTAACTGCAGTGCGTCGTCATACAACTGGAGATACTGAAATGACCACATTAGATAAAATTGTTTTTATGGCAGATTTTATTGAACCAGGTCGTAATTTTCCAGGAGTAGACAAGGCACGTGAAATTACCTATGCTAATCTTGATGAGGGTGTTGGCTATCAATTAGCACACACTTTAGCATTTTTAGTTGAAAAAAGAAATAAAGTATATCCACGTACGCTTGATGCCTACAATGTTTGGAGTACTACTAATTATTAG
- the rsfS gene encoding ribosome silencing factor, whose translation MTSQEILDFTTKAISDRHGEDTEAYDMRGVSILADYYVITSAGSNRQLHAIVNSIVDAAHENNYTDYRIEGTRDSNWLLLDLGDVVVNVFTKEAREFYNLEKLWANGKQIELKED comes from the coding sequence TTGACTAGTCAAGAAATTTTAGATTTTACAACCAAAGCAATTAGTGATCGTCATGGTGAAGATACTGAAGCTTATGACATGCGTGGTGTTAGCATTTTAGCTGATTACTACGTAATTACTAGCGCAGGTTCTAACCGTCAATTACATGCTATTGTTAATTCAATCGTTGATGCGGCTCATGAAAATAATTACACTGATTATCGTATTGAAGGTACAAGAGATTCTAATTGGCTTTTGCTTGATTTAGGTGATGTTGTGGTAAACGTATTTACTAAAGAAGCTCGTGAGTTTTATAATCTTGAAAAATTATGGGCTAATGGTAAACAAATTGAATTAAAGGAAGACTAA
- a CDS encoding nucleotidyltransferase has product MSAVGIIAEFNPLHSGHEFLLNQARLIAKKDPIVVLMSGNYVQRGEMAIMSKWDRAKAALQSGADLVFETPFSTAVEPADLFSLGNIDQLAKLGVTDLVFGVEDANLNFAYLGSRIAEIPQNHMDFKDYSQTYSTQYNQMVAHEVGHEINQPNAILGLAYAVANHNLGSPLKLHPVNRIGAGHDDILQRSGVVQSASAIRNLLLHGEDTSNLKYWMPKNEANILAKQKVYPNWNLLYPFLKYRIESSSIEDLRRIYQMSEGLEYKMKQEIHLARDFTEFLRRIKSKRYTYARLRRLSLYTLLNVTYDDMLDSFNHESLMLLGFSKKGRQYLKQNRKNIQTEIISKVDKRSAKSGSLALQVRTDRLFEQVMGVDQNFGQRPIEV; this is encoded by the coding sequence ATGAGTGCGGTTGGGATTATTGCGGAATTTAATCCTTTACATAGTGGGCATGAATTTTTATTAAATCAGGCACGACTTATCGCTAAAAAGGATCCAATTGTTGTATTAATGTCCGGTAACTACGTTCAACGTGGTGAAATGGCGATTATGAGTAAGTGGGATAGAGCAAAAGCAGCTCTTCAATCAGGAGCCGATTTAGTCTTCGAAACTCCGTTTTCTACTGCTGTAGAACCGGCAGATTTATTTTCATTAGGTAATATTGATCAGTTAGCCAAATTAGGTGTAACAGATTTAGTGTTTGGTGTTGAAGATGCTAATTTGAATTTTGCATATCTTGGCAGTAGAATTGCTGAAATCCCACAGAATCATATGGATTTTAAGGATTATAGTCAAACTTATTCTACTCAATATAATCAAATGGTTGCACATGAAGTGGGACATGAGATTAATCAGCCGAATGCAATTTTAGGGTTAGCGTATGCTGTCGCAAATCATAATTTAGGTTCGCCTTTAAAACTTCACCCGGTAAATCGAATTGGTGCAGGACATGATGATATTTTACAACGTAGTGGGGTAGTTCAAAGTGCAAGTGCAATTAGAAATTTGCTCTTGCATGGTGAAGACACCAGCAATTTAAAGTATTGGATGCCTAAAAATGAAGCGAATATTTTAGCTAAACAAAAAGTTTATCCTAATTGGAATTTACTTTATCCATTTTTAAAGTACCGTATTGAATCTTCATCTATTGAAGATCTGCGGCGAATTTACCAAATGAGTGAAGGCTTAGAATATAAGATGAAGCAAGAAATTCATCTTGCCCGTGATTTTACTGAATTTTTGCGTAGAATTAAATCTAAGCGGTATACTTATGCTCGTCTACGTAGGTTGAGTTTGTATACTTTATTGAATGTAACCTATGATGATATGCTTGATAGCTTTAATCATGAATCTTTGATGTTATTGGGTTTTAGTAAAAAAGGGCGTCAATATTTAAAGCAAAACCGTAAAAATATTCAAACAGAAATTATTTCTAAAGTTGATAAAAGAAGTGCAAAAAGTGGTTCGCTTGCTTTGCAAGTTAGAACGGATCGCTTATTTGAACAAGTAATGGGTGTTGATCAAAACTTTGGTCAACGACCAATCGAGGTGTAA